The following proteins are encoded in a genomic region of Pirellulales bacterium:
- a CDS encoding DUF1501 domain-containing protein, translating into MSHSPSRPSGRTASISRRQFLQATGLGALTVGMPGTVTAAVDAQSGLGAGAAGKSCIFILLCGGPSHLDTWDLKPAAPAEIRGPYQPIATTVPGMQISELHTRLAGLTKHFSLIRSMTHVGNISNHFDAMHHCLSGQSEAPADSPYMGSILAKIRPTQNRIASYVWLIKCVGDPVFCAPNIGTGGHLGARFSPLFVGSANNHPAMPGFKAPAELLPAVPPERMVDRRLLLGNLNPAAHANDGGKAVQDWRELQGRAFDLASGSSGREPFELEREPTTVRERYGMNPLGQNLLLARRLVEAGVGFVTVNGWTGPAAGETGGGPPSSSWDMHGGEMGMGNAFGTGSYGMGWCLPRLDEALSALLVDLEERCLLERTLVVCVGEFGRTPRINAQGPNPGRQHWPSCYSAILAGGGIRGGTVYGESDKLGAFVKDRPVRPQDLAATIYHSLDLSLDLRVGQDGSTRALSTGQPILNLFG; encoded by the coding sequence TTGAGTCATTCGCCCAGCCGCCCGTCAGGACGCACCGCGTCCATCTCTCGCCGACAATTCCTGCAGGCCACCGGACTGGGGGCTCTGACCGTGGGCATGCCGGGAACGGTGACAGCCGCCGTCGATGCCCAAAGCGGTTTGGGCGCCGGAGCCGCCGGGAAGTCATGCATCTTTATCCTGCTATGCGGCGGACCGAGCCATCTTGATACCTGGGACTTGAAGCCCGCGGCGCCGGCGGAAATTCGTGGCCCCTATCAGCCCATCGCCACGACAGTTCCCGGCATGCAAATCTCGGAGCTGCATACGCGTCTGGCGGGCCTGACCAAACATTTCAGCCTGATCCGCTCGATGACGCACGTCGGCAACATCAGCAACCATTTCGACGCCATGCATCACTGCCTGAGTGGCCAGTCCGAGGCGCCGGCCGACTCGCCCTATATGGGTTCGATTCTCGCCAAGATTCGGCCCACTCAGAACCGCATCGCTTCGTATGTCTGGCTGATTAAATGCGTCGGAGATCCGGTCTTCTGCGCTCCGAATATTGGCACGGGGGGCCATCTCGGCGCGCGATTCAGCCCGTTGTTCGTCGGCTCGGCAAATAATCATCCGGCGATGCCTGGCTTCAAGGCGCCCGCCGAGTTGCTTCCCGCGGTGCCGCCCGAGCGAATGGTGGACCGACGCCTGCTCCTGGGTAACCTGAATCCGGCGGCGCATGCGAACGATGGCGGCAAAGCTGTGCAAGATTGGCGAGAGCTGCAAGGCCGGGCTTTCGACTTGGCGAGCGGATCGAGCGGGCGAGAGCCGTTCGAGTTGGAACGAGAGCCGACGACCGTGCGCGAGCGGTACGGCATGAATCCCCTCGGTCAGAATTTGCTCTTGGCCCGCCGGCTTGTCGAAGCGGGTGTGGGGTTCGTCACGGTCAATGGATGGACAGGCCCGGCCGCCGGCGAGACCGGCGGAGGACCGCCCAGTTCCAGTTGGGATATGCACGGCGGCGAAATGGGAATGGGAAATGCATTTGGCACCGGTTCCTATGGCATGGGCTGGTGCCTGCCGCGGCTCGACGAAGCACTCTCCGCATTGCTCGTAGATCTCGAAGAGCGCTGCTTGCTGGAGCGTACCCTGGTGGTATGCGTCGGAGAATTTGGCCGCACACCGCGCATCAACGCGCAAGGTCCCAATCCCGGTCGCCAACACTGGCCCTCTTGCTACTCTGCTATTCTTGCTGGCGGCGGGATTCGTGGCGGAACGGTCTATGGCGAATCCGACAAGCTCGGAGCATTCGTG